Proteins from one Fragaria vesca subsp. vesca linkage group LG6, FraVesHawaii_1.0, whole genome shotgun sequence genomic window:
- the LOC101304596 gene encoding 60S ribosomal protein L7-1-like, which translates to MSGEVAQPLTTVPEIILKKRKSNEELALRRREQLEQRNFRQNKSKQEFIKKPEDFVKEFRYREVDLVQMKNRLKRKRSAIETTNPQLLLVIRIQGKNDMHPAVRKNLYSLNLRRIFNAVFVRADEAMLEKLQRVEPYVTYGYPNLKNVKELIYKKGYAKINKQRVPLTDNNLIEEALAKYNIICIEDIVHEIASTGKYFKEAASFLWPFTLNKPEVGLKGVKARFQDGGDTGDRGDKINELISKMN; encoded by the exons ATGAGTGGAGAGGTGGCGCAGCCGTTGACGACCGTGCCGGAGATTATATTGAAGAAGAGGAAAAGTAATGAGGAATTGGCATTGAGGAGGAGGGAGCAACTGGAGCAGAGGAATTTTCGGCAGAACAAGAGTAAGCAGGAGTTTATCAAGAAACCTGAGGACTTTGTCAAGGAGTTTCGCTACCGG GAGGTGGACCTTGTCCAAATGAAAAACAGGTTAAAGAGAAAGAGGTCAGCAATAGAGACAACTAACCCCCAGCTTCTCTTGGTCATTCGCATACAGGG GAAAAATGACATGCATCCTGCTGTTAGGAAGAACTTATACAGCTTAAACTTGAGGAGAATCTTCAATGCTGTTTTCGTGAGAGCAGACGAAGCAATGCTAGAAAAGTTGCAGAGGGTTGAGCCTTATGTTACCTATGG GTATCCTAACCTTAAGAATGTGAAGGAGTTGATTTACAAGAAAGGATATGCAAAGATAAACAAGCAAAGAGTTCCCCTGACAGACAATAACTTGATTGAAGAG GCACTGGCAAAGTATAATATCATATGCATAGAAGACATAGTGCATGAAATTGCTTCTACTGGTAAATATTTCAAGGAGGCTGCTAGCTTTCTATGGCCCTTTACACTCAACAAGCCAGAAGTAGGATTGAAAGGAGTAAAGGCACGTTTCCAAGATGGTGGAGACACTGGTGATCGCGGCGATAAAATCAATGAACTGATTAGCAAGATGAATTAG
- the LOC101305193 gene encoding 60S ribosomal protein L24-like encodes MFRKQQKTDSAQESVKKKRRSIKKTYSRSVVGAAPEVEDSGIG; translated from the exons ATGTTCAGGAAGCAGCAAAAGACG GACTCTGCTCAAGAGTCTGTGAAGAAAAAGCGCCGCTCCATCAAGAAGACTTACTCGAGGTCCGTTGTTGGCGCAGCTCCTGAGGTTGAAGATTCAG GTATTGGCTGA